The Urbifossiella limnaea genome has a window encoding:
- a CDS encoding DUF58 domain-containing protein has product MPPLPDPTVLARVDRLELEARQFVEGYLAGRHRSPRHGFAVEFAQHREYAPGDDIKHIDWKVYGRTERFHLKQYEQETNLVAWLVVDASDSMRYGSAKLTKYDLACSAAAAMGYLVLRQSDSVGLATVAGGLRAFLRPSGQMNQLREACRALADGPHAGPANLGRTLHELAGRTGRRGIVFVFSDLLDDVPDILAGLQHLRYHKHEVVLFHTLDAAEVDFPFRHTTLFRGLEGLPEILTDPLGVREGYLKAFADHVAALENGCRGMEIDMVRLRTDADLGHDLTAYLQSRRGR; this is encoded by the coding sequence ATGCCGCCGCTGCCCGATCCGACGGTACTGGCCCGCGTCGACCGACTCGAACTCGAGGCCCGGCAGTTCGTCGAGGGCTACCTCGCCGGCCGCCACCGCAGCCCGCGGCACGGGTTCGCCGTCGAGTTCGCCCAGCACCGCGAGTACGCCCCCGGCGACGACATCAAGCACATCGACTGGAAGGTCTACGGCCGCACCGAGCGGTTCCACCTCAAGCAGTACGAGCAGGAGACCAACCTCGTCGCCTGGCTCGTCGTCGACGCCAGCGACTCCATGCGGTACGGCTCCGCGAAGCTCACCAAATACGACCTGGCGTGTTCCGCCGCCGCCGCGATGGGCTACCTCGTGCTGCGCCAGTCGGACAGCGTCGGGCTCGCCACCGTGGCAGGCGGGCTGCGGGCGTTCCTGCGACCGTCGGGGCAGATGAACCAGCTCCGCGAGGCGTGCCGGGCGCTGGCCGACGGGCCGCACGCCGGCCCGGCGAACCTCGGCCGCACCCTCCACGAACTGGCCGGCCGCACCGGCCGCCGTGGCATCGTGTTCGTCTTCAGTGACCTGCTCGACGACGTACCCGACATCCTCGCGGGCCTGCAGCACCTCCGCTACCACAAGCACGAGGTGGTGCTGTTCCACACCCTCGACGCGGCCGAGGTGGACTTCCCGTTCCGGCACACGACGCTGTTCCGCGGGCTGGAGGGGTTGCCCGAAATCCTCACCGACCCGCTCGGCGTCCGCGAGGGGTACTTGAAGGCGTTCGCCGACCACGTCGCGGCGCTCGAGAACGGCTGCCGCGGCATGGAGATCGACATGGTGCGGCTGCGCACCGACGCCGACCTGGGTCACGACCTGACGGCGTATTTGCAGAGTCGCCGGGGCCGGTGA
- a CDS encoding DEAD/DEAH box helicase gives MRRRRVVVRGAGGVPAATIAAVVGRAATITGMGISAALASHVSSPVRDRGCTYLRAGAVRLDSVRASEVAATVSGTDEYEVDLVVEGRVVHAWCTCPYLAEYGAVCKHIWATVLAAEARGFGAALTPPLRLVLEGEDDDPDDSTLEFEPGRRERRPRAVPREAWLDQLDALRRQLEPSAGAQPERLIVYVLDATGGAVTPRLTVETAVSERKKNGDWGKPQARVVSQTQVPHLPDPVDRRLLTLLNASEPVYSSSGWYNHYSASNRSRVQVEGPLLDVVIPLLAESGRVRLRPQQDAELRPLTHDAGPPWELAVEVARDPAGKEWRLVGSLRRGDEARTLAAPDLLTPGLVVLGDTFAAFRDGGAFAWVQTLARGPVRVPEKQGADLAAQLLQMPRLPRVILPDELRLTEEAVTPRPRLVVRPTDRTYGPPMLRGELTFLYADRSVPANTPGRGVLLKDERRFLLRDPAAEAAAQSELARLGFRPTWNGKEQVPEVKPAALPKIARELAAAGWLVEADGKVYRTPGLFKLAVRTGTDWFDLSASADFGGELVALPKLLEALRRGDGTVVLGDGSLGLLPEDWLKKNGLLAALGTVEGDSVRYAKAQVGVLDALLASRPEVEFDAAFARARAELKKFTGVAPADPPKGFVGELRDYQKEGLGWLRFLRRFGFGGCLADDMGLGKTVQVLALLAGTRGGPALVVVPKSLVFNWKAEAARFAPRLKVLDHTGTARDRTGSDFHKYDLVLTTYGTLRNDAETFSTFRFDTCVLDESQAAKNAETETAKAVRLIRADHRLALSGTPVENHLGELWTLFDFLNPGMLGKAALFGVGAGGRSIDPEARELLARALRPYILRRTKDQVAKDLPAKTEQTVYCDLGPEQRKLYDELRDHYRQVLLDRVDAVGIGKAKLQVLSALLRLRQAACHPGLVDPKRVGEPSAKLDELVPHLEELVESGQKVLVFSQFTSLLAIVKKRLDAAGLVYESLDGRTRDRAARVEHFQSDPECRLFLISLKAGGVGLNLTAAGYVFLLDPWWNPAAEAQAVDRTHRIGQTKPVFAYRLIARDTVEEKVLALQASKRELADAILGGDAGPITELKREDLELLLS, from the coding sequence ATGCGTCGGCGGCGTGTTGTGGTGCGCGGTGCGGGTGGCGTACCCGCCGCAACCATCGCCGCCGTCGTAGGCCGCGCCGCTACAATCACCGGCATGGGCATCTCGGCCGCGCTCGCGTCGCACGTGTCGTCCCCGGTCCGCGACCGCGGCTGCACGTACCTCCGGGCCGGTGCAGTCCGCCTCGACTCGGTCCGCGCCTCCGAGGTCGCCGCCACTGTCTCCGGCACCGACGAATACGAGGTCGATCTCGTCGTCGAGGGCCGCGTGGTTCATGCGTGGTGTACCTGCCCGTACCTTGCCGAGTACGGCGCCGTGTGCAAGCACATCTGGGCCACCGTCCTCGCCGCGGAGGCGCGCGGGTTCGGCGCCGCCCTCACGCCGCCGCTCCGCCTCGTCCTCGAAGGCGAGGACGACGACCCCGACGATTCGACCCTGGAGTTCGAGCCCGGCCGCCGCGAGCGCCGGCCGCGTGCCGTGCCCCGCGAGGCGTGGCTCGACCAACTCGACGCCCTCCGCCGCCAGCTCGAACCGTCCGCGGGGGCACAGCCCGAGCGCCTCATCGTCTACGTCCTCGACGCCACCGGCGGCGCCGTCACCCCGCGCCTGACGGTCGAGACGGCCGTGTCGGAGCGCAAGAAGAACGGCGACTGGGGCAAGCCGCAGGCCCGCGTCGTCTCGCAGACGCAGGTGCCGCACCTCCCCGACCCCGTCGATCGCCGCCTCCTCACGCTCCTGAACGCCTCCGAACCCGTGTACAGTTCCAGCGGCTGGTACAACCACTACTCCGCTTCCAACCGCAGCCGAGTTCAGGTCGAGGGGCCGCTACTCGACGTGGTCATTCCGCTGCTCGCCGAGAGCGGCCGCGTCCGCCTCCGCCCACAGCAGGATGCCGAGCTGCGCCCGCTGACGCACGACGCCGGTCCGCCGTGGGAGCTGGCCGTGGAGGTTGCCCGCGACCCCGCCGGCAAGGAATGGCGGCTCGTCGGCTCGCTCCGCCGCGGCGACGAGGCTCGCACACTCGCCGCGCCCGACCTGCTGACGCCGGGGCTGGTCGTGCTCGGCGACACGTTCGCCGCGTTCCGCGACGGCGGCGCCTTCGCCTGGGTGCAGACGCTCGCCCGCGGACCTGTTCGCGTGCCGGAGAAACAGGGGGCCGACCTCGCCGCGCAGCTGCTGCAAATGCCGCGGCTGCCGCGCGTCATCTTGCCCGACGAACTCCGCCTTACCGAGGAAGCGGTCACCCCGCGGCCGCGGCTCGTGGTGCGGCCGACCGACCGCACCTACGGCCCGCCGATGCTCCGCGGCGAACTGACGTTCCTCTACGCCGATCGGTCGGTACCCGCAAACACGCCCGGCCGCGGCGTGCTGCTGAAGGACGAACGCCGCTTCCTGCTGCGCGACCCCGCCGCCGAGGCGGCGGCGCAGTCCGAACTCGCGCGGCTCGGCTTCCGTCCGACGTGGAATGGCAAGGAGCAGGTGCCTGAGGTGAAGCCGGCGGCGCTGCCGAAGATCGCCCGCGAGCTGGCCGCGGCCGGGTGGCTTGTCGAGGCCGACGGCAAGGTGTACCGCACGCCGGGCCTGTTCAAGCTCGCCGTCCGCACCGGCACCGACTGGTTCGACCTCAGCGCCAGCGCCGACTTCGGCGGCGAACTCGTGGCCCTGCCGAAGCTGCTCGAAGCGCTCCGCCGCGGCGACGGCACGGTCGTCCTCGGCGACGGCAGCCTGGGGCTGCTCCCCGAAGACTGGCTGAAGAAGAACGGCCTCCTCGCGGCGCTCGGCACCGTCGAGGGCGACTCCGTCCGCTACGCCAAGGCGCAGGTCGGCGTGCTGGACGCGCTGCTGGCGAGCCGACCGGAAGTGGAGTTCGATGCTGCCTTCGCCCGCGCCCGCGCCGAGCTGAAGAAGTTCACCGGCGTCGCGCCCGCCGACCCGCCGAAGGGGTTCGTCGGCGAGCTGCGTGATTACCAGAAGGAAGGCCTCGGCTGGCTGCGGTTCCTGCGCCGGTTCGGTTTCGGCGGCTGCCTCGCCGACGACATGGGGCTCGGCAAGACCGTGCAGGTGCTGGCCCTGCTCGCCGGCACGCGCGGCGGCCCGGCGCTCGTGGTGGTGCCGAAATCGCTGGTGTTCAACTGGAAGGCCGAGGCGGCGCGGTTCGCCCCGAGGCTGAAGGTGCTCGACCACACCGGCACCGCCCGCGACCGCACCGGCTCCGACTTCCACAAGTACGACCTCGTGCTGACCACCTACGGCACCCTCCGCAACGACGCGGAGACGTTCTCGACCTTCCGGTTCGACACGTGCGTGCTCGACGAGTCGCAGGCGGCGAAGAACGCCGAGACGGAGACGGCGAAGGCCGTGCGGCTGATCCGCGCCGACCACCGGCTGGCGCTCAGCGGTACGCCGGTCGAGAACCACCTTGGCGAGTTGTGGACACTGTTCGACTTCCTCAACCCCGGGATGCTCGGCAAGGCGGCGCTGTTCGGCGTCGGGGCCGGCGGCCGCAGCATCGACCCCGAGGCGCGGGAGCTGCTGGCCCGCGCCCTGCGGCCGTACATCCTCCGCCGCACGAAGGACCAGGTTGCCAAAGACCTGCCGGCGAAGACGGAGCAGACCGTGTACTGCGACCTGGGGCCGGAGCAGCGGAAGCTCTACGACGAGCTGCGCGACCACTACCGACAGGTACTCCTCGACCGCGTCGACGCCGTGGGCATCGGGAAGGCGAAGCTGCAAGTGTTGTCGGCGCTGCTGCGGCTGCGGCAGGCGGCGTGCCACCCGGGGCTCGTCGATCCCAAGCGCGTCGGCGAGCCGTCGGCGAAGCTCGACGAGCTGGTCCCCCACCTGGAGGAGTTGGTCGAGAGCGGGCAGAAGGTCCTGGTGTTCTCGCAGTTCACGTCGCTGCTGGCGATCGTCAAGAAGCGGCTGGACGCGGCCGGGCTGGTGTACGAGTCGCTCGACGGCCGCACCCGGGACCGGGCGGCGCGGGTCGAACACTTCCAGTCGGACCCGGAGTGTCGGTTGTTCCTCATCAGCCTGAAGGCCGGCGGCGTGGGGCTGAACCTGACCGCGGCCGGGTACGTGTTCCTGCTCGACCCCTGGTGGAACCCCGCGGCCGAGGCGCAGGCCGTTGACCGCACGCACCGCATCGGCCAGACGAAACCGGTGTTCGCGTACCGGCTGATCGCGCGGGACACGGTCGAGGAGAAAGTGCTGGCGCTGCAGGCGAGCAAGCGCGAGCTGGCCGACGCGATCCTCGGCGGCGACGCGGGGCCGATCACCGAGTTGAAGCGCGAGGATCTGGAACTGCTGCTGTCGTGA
- a CDS encoding APC family permease, translated as MPDQTAPADARRFGPWAGYLVVVGSMIGAGILSTSGYTLRDTGNPAGLLAVWALGGVLAVCGALTVAELATTLPRSGGDYVYVRAAFGRGTGVVAGWAGFALGFAAPTALIAHMALAHLVGPFAASLSGVFPWWNTEVAVKGGATLLVTAVALGHTLGHRHSAWLQTGATLLTVAVLLALSVGGLLFGRGSWTHFEQGGWPRGDSWPALAIGLIYVGYAYAGWNGAAYIAGELRDPARSLPRCLVGGAVTVTALYLLVNVAYVYALDPAGMTTRPRGDVERVAELAAAALFGSDFARATSAALGLSLTAAVSAYLLTGPRVAYAMARDGAFPAYAGRLHPVRATPAAATLTQAALAVGLLWSGTFEQLLSYTTVGLAALTGLTIASVFPLRRAALPRPYGLPLYPLPPLAFLVLTAWTVGYALYDDKTREPALWGLATIAVGVPLARLLPDVRPASSDPR; from the coding sequence GTGCCCGACCAGACCGCGCCCGCCGACGCCCGCCGGTTCGGGCCGTGGGCCGGCTACCTGGTCGTCGTCGGCAGCATGATCGGCGCCGGCATCCTGTCCACGTCCGGCTACACCCTCCGCGACACCGGCAACCCCGCCGGCCTGCTCGCCGTATGGGCGCTCGGCGGCGTCCTCGCCGTGTGCGGCGCCTTGACCGTCGCGGAGCTGGCGACGACGCTGCCGCGCTCCGGCGGCGACTACGTGTACGTCCGCGCGGCGTTCGGCCGCGGCACCGGCGTCGTCGCCGGGTGGGCCGGGTTCGCACTCGGCTTCGCCGCGCCGACGGCCCTGATCGCGCACATGGCTCTGGCCCACCTCGTCGGCCCGTTCGCCGCGTCGCTGTCAGGCGTGTTCCCGTGGTGGAACACGGAAGTGGCGGTGAAGGGCGGGGCGACGCTGCTCGTGACGGCGGTCGCGCTCGGGCACACGCTCGGCCACCGGCACAGCGCCTGGCTCCAGACCGGGGCGACGCTCCTGACGGTGGCCGTGCTGTTGGCCCTGAGCGTCGGCGGGCTGCTGTTCGGACGCGGAAGCTGGACGCACTTCGAGCAGGGCGGGTGGCCGCGCGGCGACAGCTGGCCGGCGCTGGCGATCGGGCTCATCTACGTCGGCTACGCCTACGCCGGGTGGAACGGCGCGGCGTACATCGCCGGGGAGTTGCGCGACCCGGCGCGGTCGCTGCCGCGCTGCCTGGTCGGCGGTGCGGTGACGGTGACGGCGCTCTACCTGTTGGTGAACGTGGCCTACGTGTACGCCCTCGACCCGGCGGGCATGACGACCCGGCCGCGGGGCGACGTGGAGCGCGTCGCGGAGCTGGCGGCCGCGGCGCTGTTCGGCTCTGACTTCGCTCGGGCCACATCGGCGGCGCTGGGCCTGAGCCTCACGGCGGCGGTGAGTGCGTACCTGCTGACCGGCCCGCGGGTGGCGTACGCGATGGCCCGCGACGGCGCCTTCCCCGCCTACGCCGGCCGCCTCCACCCCGTGCGAGCCACCCCCGCCGCGGCGACCCTGACGCAGGCGGCGCTGGCCGTGGGGCTGCTGTGGTCGGGCACGTTCGAGCAACTGCTGAGCTACACCACGGTGGGGCTGGCGGCGCTGACGGGGCTGACGATCGCGAGCGTGTTCCCCCTGCGGCGGGCGGCGCTGCCGCGGCCGTACGGGCTGCCGTTGTACCCGCTGCCGCCGCTGGCGTTCCTGGTGCTGACGGCGTGGACGGTGGGGTACGCGCTGTACGACGACAAGACGCGCGAGCCGGCGCTGTGGGGGCTGGCGACGATCGCCGTCGGCGTGCCGCTTGCGCGGCTGCTGCCGGACGTTCGTCCGGCGTCGTCCGACCCGAGGTGA
- a CDS encoding UTP--glucose-1-phosphate uridylyltransferase encodes MLLTKAVITAAGRAQRGLPLQTLVDRDGAEKKALEVVLDEAVDAGAEEVCLVVAPGDEAAYRAAAGPHAGRLHFVTQEQPTGYGPALLLARGFTAGQPFLHLVGDHLYVARGPVRSAKQVADLARAEGCAVSAVQPTREGVLRFYGAVGGRRVPQRADLYEVQEVLEKPTPSEAEQVLHVPGLRAGFYLCFFGVHVFTPALLDVLAEGAGANPPDLAWALRELARRERYLALEVAGQRYDTGRKYGLLTAQLALALDGVDRDRILTQIVDLLAADPLPSAAGRC; translated from the coding sequence ATGCTTCTCACCAAGGCCGTCATCACCGCCGCCGGCCGCGCCCAGCGCGGCCTCCCCCTGCAAACCCTGGTCGACCGCGACGGCGCCGAGAAGAAGGCCCTCGAGGTCGTGCTCGACGAGGCGGTGGACGCCGGGGCCGAGGAGGTGTGCCTCGTCGTCGCCCCCGGCGACGAGGCCGCCTACCGCGCCGCCGCCGGCCCGCATGCCGGCCGATTGCACTTCGTGACGCAGGAGCAGCCGACCGGCTACGGCCCGGCGCTCTTGCTGGCACGCGGCTTCACCGCGGGTCAGCCGTTCCTGCACCTCGTGGGCGACCACCTGTACGTGGCGCGGGGGCCGGTGCGGTCGGCGAAGCAGGTGGCCGACCTGGCGCGGGCCGAGGGGTGCGCCGTGTCGGCGGTGCAGCCGACGCGGGAGGGCGTGCTGCGGTTCTACGGCGCGGTCGGCGGCCGCCGGGTGCCGCAGCGGGCCGACCTGTACGAGGTGCAGGAGGTGTTGGAGAAGCCGACGCCGAGCGAGGCCGAGCAGGTGCTGCACGTGCCGGGGCTACGGGCCGGCTTCTACCTGTGCTTCTTCGGCGTCCACGTGTTCACGCCGGCGCTGCTGGACGTGCTGGCCGAGGGGGCGGGGGCGAACCCGCCGGACCTCGCGTGGGCGCTGCGGGAGCTGGCGCGGCGGGAGCGCTACCTGGCGCTGGAGGTGGCCGGCCAGCGGTACGACACGGGGCGGAAGTACGGCCTGCTGACGGCGCAGCTGGCGCTGGCGCTCGACGGCGTGGACCGCGACCGCATCCTGACGCAGATCGTGGACCTGCTGGCCGCCGACCCGCTACCTTCCGCCGCGGGACGGTGTTAG
- a CDS encoding NIPSNAP family protein, producing the protein MRLLVPVAGLTAALAMLTPPAPAQEKKATPLYEMRTYYSPPGKLDALHARFRDHTVKLFAKHGITNVGYFVPEGENKDNKLVYFISFPDKAARDASFKAFAADPAWKAAAAASEKDGKILTKIESVFLTPTDYSPVPKIEAKGNRVFELRTYTTTKGNLPGLDARFRDHTMKLFEKHGMTNVVYWHRAAGQPGAENNLTYLMAHPSKAAGLKAFDAFRMDPDWLAARKASEDKAGGSLTEATNGVLSEYLVPTDYSPLK; encoded by the coding sequence ATGCGCCTCCTCGTCCCCGTCGCCGGCCTCACCGCCGCCCTCGCCATGCTCACCCCCCCTGCCCCGGCCCAGGAAAAAAAGGCCACCCCGCTCTACGAGATGCGGACGTACTACAGCCCGCCCGGCAAGCTCGACGCGCTCCACGCCCGCTTCCGCGACCACACCGTCAAGCTGTTCGCCAAGCACGGCATCACCAACGTCGGCTACTTCGTCCCCGAGGGGGAGAACAAGGACAACAAGCTCGTCTACTTCATCTCGTTCCCGGACAAGGCGGCGCGAGACGCGTCGTTCAAGGCGTTCGCCGCCGACCCCGCCTGGAAGGCCGCCGCCGCCGCGTCCGAGAAGGACGGCAAGATTCTCACCAAGATCGAGTCGGTGTTCCTGACGCCGACCGACTACTCGCCGGTGCCGAAGATCGAGGCGAAGGGGAACCGCGTGTTCGAGCTGCGGACGTACACGACGACGAAGGGGAACCTGCCCGGCCTGGACGCCCGGTTCCGCGACCACACGATGAAGCTGTTCGAGAAGCACGGGATGACGAACGTGGTGTACTGGCACCGCGCCGCCGGCCAGCCGGGCGCCGAGAACAACCTGACGTACTTGATGGCGCACCCGTCGAAGGCGGCGGGGCTGAAGGCGTTCGACGCCTTCCGGATGGACCCGGACTGGCTGGCCGCCCGGAAGGCGAGCGAGGACAAGGCCGGCGGCTCGCTCACGGAGGCGACCAACGGCGTGTTGTCGGAGTACCTGGTGCCGACCGACTACTCGCCGCTGAAGTGA
- a CDS encoding RNA polymerase sigma factor, producing MTAKLSALVHRIAGADPGDAADADLLARFVAGRDAAAFAELVRRHGPAVLGVCRRVTGDHHLAEDAFQAVFVVLAAKADCVRPAAALGGWLYGVAHRTALRARTMRDRHRRRERAAARPEAVPADPPDDLAAVLDAEIARLPDAQRAAVVLCELGGRSRAEAAAELGVKEGTLSSRLAAARKALAARLRSRGLSLPAALAPAVLAAVPPDLSARAAAAATTPHLLPAAVSALSQGVLRVMFLQKLKYVPLALAASAALAAGLLASPTPQPPPAAPPARVAADPPKAAPKGVTGPNRILLWQNGQVVSMDPTGANPKPALPTSLGTHPSMFVVSPDGKRVAAVMAPDGVKKAGAAGVGKLHLVDLGTADAKPEEVGDAAIAAWSADGTQLVVCSFTDGPSPKDVKSTTTVYTVATKTHIPVKLPDNHILTDWSRDGRHFLTAELGTEKDATLAGLWVTNRDGSPHKKLAGPDAAVFMGRFSPDARRVLGGVLKALPDETPKEQAERQKLGAARPRPQPVLTVFDVAAAKGMPVRDVPLNAELLGFCWSPDGRRIAYTWRETHPADTDPDTETQSHLTVCDPDGGNQRTILTDKGRSTREIVLGGVDWR from the coding sequence ATGACCGCCAAGCTGTCCGCCCTGGTTCACCGGATCGCCGGCGCGGACCCGGGCGACGCCGCCGACGCCGACCTCCTCGCCCGGTTCGTCGCCGGCCGCGACGCCGCCGCGTTCGCCGAACTCGTCCGGCGGCACGGGCCGGCCGTGCTCGGCGTCTGTCGGCGCGTCACCGGCGATCACCACCTCGCGGAAGACGCCTTCCAGGCGGTGTTCGTTGTGCTCGCCGCGAAGGCGGATTGCGTTCGGCCGGCGGCGGCGCTCGGCGGCTGGCTGTACGGGGTCGCCCACCGCACTGCGCTGAGGGCCCGGACCATGCGCGACCGCCACCGCCGGCGGGAACGGGCCGCCGCCCGGCCGGAAGCCGTTCCCGCGGACCCGCCCGACGACCTGGCCGCGGTGCTCGACGCCGAGATCGCCCGCCTGCCCGACGCCCAGCGGGCGGCGGTCGTGCTGTGCGAACTCGGCGGCCGGTCGCGGGCCGAGGCGGCGGCCGAACTCGGGGTGAAGGAGGGGACGCTTTCCAGCCGGCTGGCGGCCGCCCGCAAGGCGCTCGCCGCCCGGTTGCGTTCGCGGGGGCTTTCGCTCCCGGCGGCGCTCGCTCCGGCGGTTCTGGCGGCGGTGCCGCCGGACTTGTCGGCGCGGGCGGCCGCCGCGGCGACGACCCCGCACCTCTTACCGGCCGCCGTCTCGGCCCTGTCTCAGGGAGTGCTGCGCGTCATGTTCCTTCAGAAACTCAAGTACGTCCCGCTGGCGCTGGCTGCGTCCGCGGCGCTGGCCGCCGGCCTGCTCGCCTCGCCCACGCCGCAGCCACCACCCGCGGCGCCACCGGCCCGCGTCGCGGCCGACCCACCGAAAGCCGCGCCCAAGGGGGTGACGGGGCCGAACCGCATCCTGCTGTGGCAGAACGGGCAGGTCGTCTCGATGGACCCGACCGGCGCTAACCCAAAGCCCGCGCTGCCGACCAGCCTGGGCACGCACCCGAGCATGTTCGTGGTGTCGCCGGACGGGAAGCGCGTCGCGGCGGTGATGGCCCCCGACGGGGTCAAGAAGGCCGGCGCGGCGGGGGTGGGGAAGCTGCACCTTGTCGACCTCGGCACGGCCGACGCCAAGCCCGAGGAGGTCGGGGACGCCGCGATAGCCGCGTGGTCGGCGGACGGGACGCAGTTGGTCGTGTGCTCGTTTACCGACGGGCCGAGCCCGAAGGACGTGAAATCGACCACGACGGTGTACACCGTGGCGACCAAGACCCACATCCCGGTGAAGCTGCCGGACAACCACATCCTCACCGACTGGTCCCGCGACGGCCGGCACTTCCTGACGGCGGAGCTCGGCACGGAGAAGGACGCCACGTTGGCCGGGCTGTGGGTGACGAACCGAGACGGGTCGCCGCACAAGAAGCTGGCCGGGCCGGACGCCGCAGTGTTCATGGGGCGGTTCTCGCCGGACGCGCGGCGGGTACTCGGGGGAGTGCTGAAGGCGTTACCCGATGAGACGCCGAAGGAGCAGGCCGAGCGGCAGAAGCTCGGGGCGGCCCGACCCCGCCCGCAACCCGTATTGACTGTGTTCGACGTGGCCGCAGCAAAGGGGATGCCGGTGCGGGACGTGCCGCTGAACGCCGAACTGTTGGGCTTCTGCTGGTCGCCCGACGGCCGGCGGATCGCGTACACGTGGCGCGAGACGCACCCGGCCGACACCGACCCGGACACCGAGACACAAAGCCACCTGACGGTGTGCGACCCCGACGGCGGCAACCAGCGGACCATCCTGACGGACAAGGGGCGGAGCACGCGCGAGATCGTACTCGGCGGCGTGGACTGGCGGTAG
- a CDS encoding ArsC family (seleno)protein has translation MPRDIDWLYFRRSUVTCQNARGFLGPAGVAVGETVDASKVRLGPDEALALLDGVRTLVAAKGKKLETFDLKTERPTDAELLARLMGPTGNLRAPTARVGTTLVVGYSEAAYRQVLGD, from the coding sequence GTGCCGCGTGACATCGACTGGCTGTACTTCCGCCGGTCCTGAGTGACGTGCCAGAATGCCCGGGGGTTCCTCGGGCCGGCCGGCGTCGCGGTGGGCGAAACCGTCGACGCCTCGAAAGTTCGCCTCGGCCCGGACGAGGCGCTCGCCCTCCTTGACGGCGTTCGCACGCTCGTCGCGGCGAAGGGGAAGAAGCTGGAGACGTTTGACCTGAAGACGGAGCGGCCGACCGACGCGGAACTGCTGGCCCGGCTGATGGGGCCGACCGGCAACCTGCGGGCGCCGACGGCCCGCGTCGGCACCACGCTCGTGGTTGGGTACAGCGAGGCGGCGTACCGACAGGTGCTCGGCGACTGA
- a CDS encoding PQQ-binding-like beta-propeller repeat protein, with protein MTRRAAILLLLLPALLAADWPQYLGPTHNSVWAEPGVLKEFPKGGPKVLWRASVGGGYAGPAVAGGKVYVADKVMKEGAKDPSDPFEIVKTATTERVLCLDAKTGQEVWKHEWPVTYAIQYPAGPRCVPTVSGGKVYVLGAMGDFLCLDAASGKKLWAKNFPKDYGAKVPVWGFAGHPLVYQNLVVCLVGGEGSTVVAFDKDSGVEVWKALSATDQGYNTPAVMKGGGTDQLVVWTPKALHGLNPTTGSKYWDVPLQPEYGMSIMSPRQDGDLVYVGGIGNVAVTLRLDATKPAVKEVWRGKGGPRVKEGLYPVNMTPFAENGVIYGADQPGQFRAVEMATGKRLWSTFKPVIGEDKEEDYGKATSGTVYVVKNGDRFYLFSETGELAVAKMSPAGYEEVSRAKVLAPTGPSFGRRVAWAPPAFAERCAFVRNDKEVVCVSLAAE; from the coding sequence ATGACCCGCCGCGCCGCGATCCTTCTCCTGCTCCTTCCCGCGCTCCTGGCTGCCGACTGGCCGCAGTACCTTGGGCCGACGCACAACAGCGTTTGGGCCGAACCCGGCGTCCTGAAGGAGTTCCCGAAGGGCGGTCCCAAGGTGCTGTGGCGGGCGTCCGTCGGCGGCGGGTACGCCGGGCCGGCGGTCGCCGGCGGTAAGGTGTACGTTGCCGACAAGGTCATGAAGGAGGGCGCTAAAGACCCCTCCGACCCCTTCGAGATCGTCAAGACGGCCACCACCGAGCGCGTGCTGTGCCTGGACGCGAAGACCGGTCAGGAGGTGTGGAAGCACGAGTGGCCGGTGACGTACGCGATCCAGTACCCGGCCGGGCCGCGGTGCGTGCCGACGGTCAGCGGCGGCAAGGTGTATGTGCTCGGCGCGATGGGCGACTTCCTCTGCCTCGACGCCGCTTCCGGGAAGAAGCTGTGGGCGAAAAACTTCCCGAAGGACTACGGGGCCAAGGTGCCGGTGTGGGGCTTCGCCGGGCACCCGCTGGTGTACCAGAACCTCGTCGTCTGCCTCGTCGGCGGCGAGGGGAGCACGGTCGTGGCGTTCGACAAGGACAGCGGCGTGGAAGTGTGGAAGGCACTTTCTGCGACCGACCAGGGGTATAACACGCCGGCCGTCATGAAGGGCGGCGGCACCGACCAGTTGGTCGTGTGGACCCCGAAGGCGCTCCACGGCCTGAACCCGACCACCGGTAGCAAGTACTGGGACGTGCCGCTCCAGCCGGAGTACGGCATGTCGATCATGTCGCCGCGGCAGGACGGCGACCTGGTCTACGTCGGCGGCATCGGCAACGTCGCCGTCACGCTCCGGCTCGACGCCACGAAGCCCGCGGTGAAAGAGGTGTGGCGCGGTAAGGGCGGCCCGCGGGTGAAGGAGGGGCTTTACCCCGTGAATATGACGCCGTTCGCCGAGAACGGCGTGATCTACGGGGCCGACCAGCCGGGGCAGTTCCGGGCCGTCGAGATGGCGACCGGGAAGCGGCTTTGGAGCACGTTCAAGCCGGTGATCGGGGAGGATAAGGAAGAGGACTACGGCAAGGCGACGAGCGGCACGGTCTATGTCGTGAAGAACGGCGACCGCTTCTACCTGTTCTCGGAGACGGGCGAGCTGGCCGTGGCAAAGATGTCGCCCGCCGGGTACGAGGAAGTGAGCCGGGCGAAGGTGCTGGCGCCGACGGGGCCGTCGTTCGGCCGGCGGGTCGCGTGGGCGCCGCCGGCGTTCGCAGAGCGCTGCGCGTTCGTGCGGAACGACAAGGAAGTGGTCTGCGTGTCGCTGGCCGCGGAGTAG